CCATGGATTTTTCCTCTGATTCATTTCCTTAAGCAGGTCTGCATTTCCACAGATGGCATACCCTAGCCGTAGACCGGGAGCAGCGAAGAATTTTGAAATTCCGCGAAGGATTATAATGTTGTTATAGTAACTGGTAAGTGGAGCTGATGTAATCTTCTGAACATCCTCCGTGAATTCCACATAGGTTTCATCCACCATCACAAAGATACCCTTTTGCTTACATATATCAAGAATCTTACGCATATCATTTCGGGCGATTGCAGTGGAGGTAGGATTATTCGGATTACAGATAACGAGAAGATCCACGTCCTGAGTCAGCTCCTTCTCAAGGGAGGTGATATTCAAGGCAAAATCATTCTCTTCCTCTAATCTATAATAGAGGGTACTGCCTCTTCCGAGAGAAACCTCTCTCTCATATTCGGAGTAGGTTGGTCCGATGATCAGTGCTTTTTTAGGATTTTTAATCTGAATAAAAAGAGAGATTAATTCAGTAGAGCCGTTTCCAACCAATACACTATCTACATCAGTATGAACATACTCTGCAATACACTTTCTGAGTGAGGTATAATCCCTGTCAGGATAACTCATAATGGCATCAATTCGTTCAGATAAAGTCAAGCGTAGCTTCGGAGAGATGCCTAGAGGATTGACATTGGCAGAAAAGCTGATGATATCCTCCTTCTTAATCTTGTATATCTTCTCAATGGTTTCTAAATCGCTTCCATGAAAATGATCGGAATGTTTTATCATTGTACTACCCCTTTCGATACAGTACAGCCTGGCAGAATTTCCGACAAGGATGGGACAAGCATATCCATAGTCGGTATAATTGCCTATTTATATATATACTGGATTTTTTTTGTTGATTGAATTATAATTATTATAGCTTATTTTTATCAAAATGCAATCATTCATATACCAAAGAGTGTTCGAGGGTTTAGGTATTGCCATATTATGTGATTACAGATGCAAACTGCGTTGAAATAATTTACCTGGGGTGATTATTTGAGGGAGAAGATTGAGCGCTTTTCAAAGGGGAAATATGATTTCGAACAGCCACAATTACAGCTATCGACAGAAGAGATCAGTATTACTGTCGAGACTGGTAAAGTATATGAGGGCAGCTTCACGATTGGAAACACAGCCGGGAGAGTGATGAAGGGAGTTGTTTACTCCTCAAGTCGTTTGCTGGTTTTACAGGAGGCTTCTTTTGGTGGAGCAGAAAACCTAATACATTACCGCTTTAATGCTGTTTATTTAAAAGCTGGAGAGACGCATAAGGGAGAGCTTCATGTGGTTAGTGACTGTGGAGAATCAACTATTCCGTTTATAATACAGACAGAAGTACCCTATTGCATGACCTCCTTAGGTAAGACAAAGGATCTATTCCAGTTTACCAATCTGGCAAGAATGGACTGGTCGGAGGCGAAAAAGGTTTTCCGCTCGGAAGATTTTGAACGCATCTTTTTAAGCAATGAGGACCGGTACCGTTTTATATATCAAAAATTAATCAAAAATATCTCGACCAGTCAAGCACTGGAAGAGTTTCTGATAACCATCCATAAAAAATCACCAATTCGCCTTAATATCGATAAAACATATGCGGAGTATCAGGTAAAGAATGAAAGCTTCCTGGACAAACTGACCTTAACAAAGGATCACTGGGGTTACTCTGAAATCAGAGTCCATACGGATGCGCCCTTTATAGAACTAGAGCAGAAGTTCCTGTGGGCGGACCGCTTTATCGGGAACACCTATCAGATGTTTTATCGGATAAATGCAGAGAAATTAAAGCCGGGAAATCATTTTGGACATATCTGGATTACTACTGCCTATCAGACAATTCAAGTTTCGATTCAATGTAAATGCAGTCATGAAGATGGTGCAGAGAATCGTCCATATGATGTCAAATACTCAGAGTATGCTTTAATCGAGAATTATTTACATTTTCGGTTAAATCGTATTGATCTGGTAAAGTATTTAGAGAATACGGAAGATATCATGAATGAGATACCGAGCGGACAGAATGAATTTATGAAATTTCTGCTGAAACTCCATATGGCGATTCTATCCGGTAAGCGAAAGCAGGCGGAGAATCTGTTATCCTCCCTGCCAGAGGATGAAACCATAAGAAAGGAACAATCCATACCAGAGTATTGTG
The nucleotide sequence above comes from Variimorphobacter saccharofermentans. Encoded proteins:
- a CDS encoding pyridoxal phosphate-dependent aminotransferase; the protein is MIKHSDHFHGSDLETIEKIYKIKKEDIISFSANVNPLGISPKLRLTLSERIDAIMSYPDRDYTSLRKCIAEYVHTDVDSVLVGNGSTELISLFIQIKNPKKALIIGPTYSEYEREVSLGRGSTLYYRLEEENDFALNITSLEKELTQDVDLLVICNPNNPTSTAIARNDMRKILDICKQKGIFVMVDETYVEFTEDVQKITSAPLTSYYNNIIILRGISKFFAAPGLRLGYAICGNADLLKEMNQRKNPWTINSLAAIAGEIMFKDEDYIKETRSLIAKERDRVCERLSASHNLRYYTPTANFILIKILKDEVTSMDIFEAAIRKGYMIRDCSTFPFLNNKFIRFCFMTPERNDALLEVILEELK